One Candidatus Korarchaeum sp. genomic window carries:
- a CDS encoding ABC transporter permease, whose protein sequence is MPLSRDYLIKRLILLIFVVFGVLIITFAITRVIPARPELLWAGPHATIEQIERAKKELHLDQPIYVQLSYYLIDFIRGNWGVSWRTKSPVLYDLLSALPATLELIILAFSLAAVLGISLGIFAALRRNRIADNIIRVFSVLGASMPVFWLSLIALLLFSSWLGLLPSSKRVDEILVIETGFHPITGFYLIDSLLQGNLPVFVNVLNHMILPAAVLSLYPMSLSIRMTRAMMVEVMQEPFIRSSIAWGLPKRLVIYKYALKNAIVPVIASLGLSFGYTIIGAFMVELIFVWPGIGLYTSMALLSFDYPAIVGAVIIVALFYSAINLIVDLIHAWMDPRVRL, encoded by the coding sequence GTCGCGATTATCTGATTAAACGCCTCATCCTCCTCATCTTCGTTGTGTTCGGTGTGCTGATAATAACTTTCGCGATCACTAGAGTCATACCGGCTAGGCCCGAGCTCCTCTGGGCGGGCCCTCATGCGACGATAGAGCAGATTGAGAGAGCGAAGAAGGAACTCCACTTAGATCAGCCTATCTATGTGCAACTAAGCTACTATTTGATAGATTTCATCCGAGGGAACTGGGGGGTATCTTGGAGGACCAAGTCCCCAGTCCTATACGATCTTTTGAGCGCGCTACCAGCTACGCTCGAGCTCATAATATTGGCATTCTCCTTAGCTGCAGTACTGGGGATATCACTCGGGATCTTCGCTGCTCTCAGGAGGAATAGGATCGCAGATAATATCATAAGGGTCTTCAGTGTTTTAGGAGCTTCTATGCCTGTATTTTGGCTTTCACTCATCGCCCTACTTCTCTTCAGCAGTTGGTTGGGCTTGTTGCCCTCATCAAAGAGAGTAGATGAGATCCTAGTGATAGAGACCGGTTTCCATCCGATAACTGGTTTCTATTTAATCGATTCACTCCTCCAGGGCAACCTCCCTGTGTTCGTAAACGTGCTCAATCACATGATCCTCCCAGCAGCCGTGCTCTCCCTCTACCCTATGAGCTTGAGCATAAGGATGACCAGGGCGATGATGGTAGAGGTAATGCAAGAGCCTTTCATAAGGAGTTCCATAGCTTGGGGCCTTCCAAAGAGACTTGTCATCTATAAATACGCTCTTAAGAATGCTATAGTTCCCGTGATAGCATCTCTCGGCCTCTCATTCGGGTATACGATAATAGGAGCTTTCATGGTGGAGTTGATATTCGTTTGGCCAGGGATAGGCCTTTACACATCTATGGCACTCTTGAGCTTCGATTATCCAGCTATAGTAGGCGCTGTGATAATAGTAGCACTCTTCTACTCCGCTATAAACTTGATAGTCGACTTGATACACGCTTGGATGGATCCCAGGGTGAGATTGTGA
- a CDS encoding ABC transporter permease, with amino-acid sequence MSEISVMFKLMRRSAVSMAGFIIVISFIALGMISPYVLTRPEDAWGTTYDVSKRYLPPSLEHPFGTDEYGRDMFNRVILGARFSLMIAVGVVGLALIIGIPLGLIAGYFGGKLGNAVMRVTDMFLAFPPLLLAIALAATLGRGLENAILSLAISWWPWYTRLIYVQVNTVKSMPYVDAAKVMGLGDLTIMFKHVLPNALTPVMIQAALDMGSAVLEAAGLSFLGIGVQPPTPEWGLLVSQGWHSINVAWWISFFPGLAILVTVLGFNLLADFVREFMDPRLRITMMAKRVI; translated from the coding sequence GTGAGCGAGATTAGTGTGATGTTCAAATTGATGAGGAGGAGCGCTGTCTCAATGGCCGGCTTTATAATAGTGATCTCCTTCATAGCTCTGGGGATGATATCGCCCTACGTACTCACGAGACCGGAGGACGCCTGGGGGACTACTTACGATGTATCGAAGAGGTACCTACCCCCCTCACTAGAGCACCCCTTCGGCACTGATGAGTACGGGAGGGACATGTTTAACAGAGTGATACTGGGGGCCAGGTTCTCCCTGATGATAGCAGTGGGCGTAGTGGGATTGGCGCTCATAATAGGGATCCCTCTGGGATTGATAGCTGGTTACTTCGGGGGCAAGTTGGGGAACGCTGTAATGAGAGTGACTGACATGTTCCTAGCTTTCCCTCCCCTCCTCTTAGCTATAGCCTTAGCAGCGACACTAGGGAGGGGCTTGGAGAATGCCATACTCTCTTTAGCTATCTCTTGGTGGCCTTGGTACACGAGGCTCATCTACGTCCAAGTGAACACAGTCAAGAGCATGCCCTACGTAGATGCAGCTAAGGTAATGGGGCTGGGGGACCTCACTATAATGTTCAAACACGTGCTGCCGAATGCCCTGACCCCTGTGATGATACAAGCAGCATTGGACATGGGATCAGCTGTCCTAGAAGCCGCTGGACTGAGCTTCCTAGGGATCGGGGTCCAGCCCCCAACACCTGAGTGGGGCCTCTTAGTGAGCCAGGGCTGGCACTCCATAAACGTAGCTTGGTGGATCTCCTTCTTCCCTGGACTAGCTATACTAGTAACTGTCTTGGGATTCAATCTATTAGCGGACTTCGTCAGGGAGTTCATGGATCCGAGGCTCAGGATAACGATGATGGCGAAGAGGGTGATATAA
- a CDS encoding ABC transporter ATP-binding protein produces MEFLRLEDLSIAYETPFGLIHATTGVNFDVRRGESVCLVGESGSGKSTVGLAIAMALPPNARVMSGRILYGGVDLLRLSEEERKKYSGREVSIVFQDPAATLNPLFTIGEQISDVLMSNLGLRKDEALNRARKFLEIVGLPDSERVLKSFPHELSGGMLQRVNIAIAISTEPKVLVADEPTTMLDVILQAQILELFEKLKRELKLTLIFITHNLGVASEVCDRIIVMYAGTIVEDGPADEVISRPMHPYTIGLLDCVPRAHIRDRKLRSIPGSLPDLSKPLTHCPFADRCEEVREICTRAIPTSIDVNPGHRVSCFKYIG; encoded by the coding sequence ATGGAGTTCCTGAGATTGGAGGACTTGAGCATCGCATACGAGACCCCATTCGGCTTAATTCATGCGACCACAGGCGTCAATTTCGATGTCAGGAGGGGGGAATCCGTCTGTTTAGTCGGTGAATCGGGATCTGGGAAATCGACAGTTGGCTTAGCGATAGCGATGGCCCTCCCACCGAATGCGAGGGTTATGAGCGGCCGCATCCTTTACGGGGGTGTGGATCTCCTGAGACTTAGCGAGGAGGAGAGGAAGAAGTACTCTGGCCGCGAGGTATCGATAGTCTTTCAGGATCCAGCCGCTACATTGAACCCCCTCTTCACGATAGGGGAACAGATATCGGATGTCCTCATGAGTAATCTCGGATTGAGAAAAGATGAGGCATTGAATAGGGCGAGGAAGTTCCTTGAGATAGTTGGTTTACCGGATTCCGAGAGGGTGCTTAAGTCGTTCCCCCATGAGCTATCGGGAGGGATGCTCCAGAGAGTCAACATAGCTATAGCTATATCAACGGAACCCAAGGTATTAGTAGCTGATGAGCCGACAACTATGTTAGATGTTATTCTCCAAGCACAAATACTGGAACTTTTCGAAAAACTAAAGAGGGAATTGAAGCTAACTTTGATATTCATAACTCATAACTTAGGGGTGGCATCTGAGGTATGCGATAGGATAATAGTGATGTACGCCGGGACTATAGTCGAGGACGGTCCAGCGGACGAGGTCATCTCGAGGCCCATGCATCCTTACACAATTGGATTGCTGGACTGCGTCCCAAGAGCTCACATAAGGGATAGGAAGTTGAGGAGCATCCCGGGATCACTCCCGGATCTATCCAAGCCCTTGACCCATTGCCCCTTCGCCGATAGGTGCGAGGAGGTCAGGGAGATCTGCACGCGAGCTATACCTACCTCAATTGATGTGAATCCGGGGCATAGGGTCTCTTGCTTCAAGTACATAGGGTGA
- a CDS encoding ABC transporter ATP-binding protein, translating to MALLDVNELVKHFPIKYGLFGKVIGYIRAVDGVSFSIDKGSVLSIVGESGSGKSTVARCLLRLLDPTSGTISFEGKDVLSLKGKELKWYRKNVQAVFQNPFLSLNPRMSVESILTEPLRVHMGMDGSEAKGEALRLLERVGLSPEIAKRHPHELSGGQAQRVAIARAIAPHPELLILDEPTSALDVSVQAQILNLLAELKDELGLSYLLISHDLSVVRYISDRVAVMYLGRIVEEAQIDELFNNPVHPYTKALLSSVPEPDPKARVLRSRIILPGEPPSPVNPPPGCKLATRCPYAMELCMSREPELVDIGGGHLVRCWQLTSLK from the coding sequence TTGGCCCTCTTGGATGTAAATGAATTGGTTAAGCACTTCCCGATAAAGTACGGGTTGTTCGGGAAGGTGATAGGATATATAAGGGCTGTGGATGGTGTCTCCTTCTCGATAGATAAGGGGAGCGTGTTATCGATCGTCGGTGAATCGGGGTCGGGGAAATCGACAGTCGCGAGATGTTTACTCAGGCTCTTAGATCCAACATCAGGCACTATCTCTTTCGAAGGGAAGGATGTACTCTCATTGAAGGGGAAGGAGCTGAAGTGGTATCGGAAAAACGTCCAAGCTGTTTTTCAAAACCCATTCTTATCCCTGAACCCCAGGATGAGTGTAGAATCCATATTAACTGAGCCGCTGAGGGTCCACATGGGTATGGATGGGAGCGAAGCTAAGGGAGAAGCTCTGAGATTGCTAGAGAGGGTTGGGCTCTCTCCGGAGATAGCGAAGAGACATCCTCATGAGTTGAGTGGAGGTCAGGCTCAGAGAGTTGCGATAGCTAGAGCTATAGCCCCACATCCCGAGCTTCTCATTCTGGATGAGCCTACATCAGCTCTAGATGTCTCAGTCCAGGCCCAGATACTCAACCTCCTCGCTGAGCTGAAGGATGAGCTCGGGCTCTCCTATCTCCTGATATCTCACGATCTCTCCGTCGTGAGATACATAAGCGATCGCGTCGCAGTGATGTACTTAGGGAGGATAGTTGAAGAAGCTCAGATCGATGAGCTCTTCAATAATCCAGTCCATCCATATACGAAAGCACTCCTCTCCTCAGTGCCTGAGCCCGATCCTAAAGCGAGAGTACTGAGGAGCAGGATTATATTACCCGGTGAGCCCCCGAGCCCAGTCAACCCTCCTCCGGGATGCAAATTAGCTACGAGATGCCCATACGCGATGGAACTGTGTATGAGCAGGGAGCCCGAGCTCGTGGATATAGGGGGAGGTCATCTCGTCAGGTGCTGGCAGCTCACTAGCTTGAAATGA
- a CDS encoding MTH1187 family thiamine-binding protein has translation MLIVEIAVDPIGTSSPSVGDYIRRVVGVIKRRGLKHWVGPMGTSIEISSFKELGELLQDIHDELNRLGVMRIVTAVRIDDRRDKGIDMEYKVRRVS, from the coding sequence ATGCTCATAGTCGAGATAGCTGTGGATCCGATAGGCACTAGTTCCCCTAGCGTCGGGGATTACATAAGGAGGGTAGTGGGGGTGATAAAGAGGAGGGGATTGAAGCACTGGGTAGGGCCCATGGGGACTTCAATCGAGATATCCAGCTTTAAGGAGCTCGGGGAACTCCTCCAAGATATACACGATGAGCTCAACAGACTGGGGGTCATGAGGATCGTGACCGCTGTGAGGATCGATGATAGGAGGGATAAGGGAATAGACATGGAGTATAAAGTCAGGAGGGTGAGCTGA
- a CDS encoding formate--phosphoribosylaminoimidazolecarboxamide ligase family protein, with amino-acid sequence MVSRVEIGRILEGYSGRELTIGALGTHSALEICRGAKDEGFRTLVICQRGRERTYSRYYISRERFGRRVGIVDEVIVLDKFRDIVNEEVQEEMRERNTILVPHRGLCVYVGYEAIENSLNIPIFGNRYLLRVEERGGELNQYVLLERAGIPHPRIFRDPSEIDGPAIVKVSEAARGYERAFFIVSSPEEFEERSKELLERGLIEKEALDGAVIEELLIGAYFNFNFFYSPLDGEIELLGIDMRRQTNIDGIVRLPATQQLEALRYLEVRNIEVGHVACTIRESLLERAFELAERFVRAARELCPPGVIGPFALQSVVIPGPPHEDIVVYDVSVRVPGSPGIKFTPYSEDLWGVQMSVGRRIALEIREALKRGMLEEVVT; translated from the coding sequence ATGGTAAGCAGGGTGGAGATAGGGAGGATCCTCGAGGGCTACTCAGGGCGGGAGCTGACGATAGGTGCCCTGGGGACCCATTCCGCCTTGGAGATATGCAGAGGCGCGAAGGACGAGGGTTTCAGGACGCTAGTCATATGTCAGAGGGGGAGGGAGAGGACTTACTCGAGGTACTACATCTCGAGGGAGAGGTTCGGTAGGAGAGTAGGTATAGTCGATGAGGTGATCGTCCTCGATAAGTTCCGGGATATCGTTAATGAGGAAGTTCAGGAGGAGATGAGGGAGAGGAACACTATCTTAGTGCCCCATAGAGGTCTCTGCGTGTACGTAGGTTATGAAGCTATAGAGAACTCTCTTAACATACCGATATTCGGGAACAGGTACTTACTCAGGGTAGAGGAGAGGGGGGGAGAGCTCAATCAGTACGTGTTGCTCGAGAGGGCCGGCATACCCCACCCCAGGATATTCAGGGACCCTAGTGAGATAGACGGGCCAGCTATAGTCAAAGTATCTGAAGCGGCTAGAGGTTATGAGAGAGCTTTCTTCATAGTATCCTCTCCTGAGGAGTTCGAGGAGAGGTCCAAGGAGCTTTTAGAGAGGGGTTTGATAGAAAAGGAAGCTTTAGATGGAGCTGTCATAGAGGAGTTATTGATAGGGGCTTATTTCAACTTCAACTTCTTCTACTCACCTCTGGATGGTGAGATAGAGCTCCTAGGGATAGATATGAGGAGGCAGACTAATATAGATGGTATAGTGAGGCTGCCCGCTACACAACAGCTCGAAGCCCTGAGGTATCTTGAGGTGAGGAACATAGAGGTGGGGCACGTGGCTTGCACTATAAGGGAGTCCCTCTTGGAGAGAGCTTTCGAACTAGCTGAGAGGTTCGTGAGAGCAGCGAGAGAGCTATGCCCACCTGGAGTGATAGGTCCTTTCGCTCTCCAAAGCGTGGTAATCCCCGGCCCTCCTCATGAGGATATAGTAGTTTACGATGTGAGCGTCAGGGTCCCCGGATCCCCCGGTATAAAGTTCACCCCATACTCAGAGGACCTCTGGGGGGTTCAGATGAGCGTGGGTAGGAGGATCGCCCTAGAGATAAGGGAAGCGTTGAAGAGAGGTATGCTGGAGGAGGTAGTGACATGA
- a CDS encoding formate--phosphoribosylaminoimidazolecarboxamide ligase: protein MIPRERILSVLSKYDESDVKIGTICSHSSLQIFNGARREGLGCVGIVLRGNKPYYESFPRASPDIFIEVDSYGDLLSEEIQEELISENVIMIPHGSFVEYVGSENILERFIVPMFGNRLTLYWEGDRRRQREWLEDAGVSTPRIYRSPDDIDRPVIVKLHGAKGGKGYFKASSPEEFYGKFRELEERGLVEGLDDVVIEEFIVGVRFYPHFFFSPIESENIADLEGGRLELLGMDRRLEVIDEIHRGLPDLIEDFMDYTVTGNIPVIVRERYLVDLLRDAVKIISSSRRLFYPGLIGPFCMETIYNPSRGFIVFEVSARIVAGTNLYTDGSPYSYYYYDEPMSMGRRIAREIKKAVKLGLLDKLIY from the coding sequence ATGATACCTAGGGAGAGGATACTCAGTGTCCTATCGAAGTACGATGAGTCCGATGTGAAGATAGGTACTATATGCTCCCACTCCTCCCTCCAGATATTCAACGGAGCCCGGAGGGAAGGTCTCGGGTGCGTCGGTATAGTCCTTAGGGGGAACAAGCCCTATTATGAGAGCTTCCCGAGGGCATCGCCAGATATATTCATCGAAGTCGATAGTTACGGGGATCTTTTGAGCGAAGAGATTCAGGAGGAGCTCATCTCCGAGAACGTCATAATGATACCTCACGGATCTTTCGTAGAATACGTAGGGAGTGAGAACATACTGGAGAGGTTCATAGTGCCCATGTTCGGCAATAGGTTGACGCTCTACTGGGAGGGGGATAGGAGGAGGCAGAGGGAATGGCTGGAGGATGCTGGTGTATCGACCCCTAGGATATATAGGAGCCCCGATGATATAGACAGGCCAGTGATAGTCAAGCTTCATGGAGCTAAAGGTGGAAAAGGATATTTCAAAGCCTCGAGTCCTGAGGAATTCTACGGAAAGTTCAGAGAGCTCGAGGAGAGGGGTTTAGTTGAGGGTCTAGATGATGTCGTGATAGAGGAGTTCATAGTCGGGGTGAGGTTCTACCCCCACTTCTTCTTCAGCCCGATCGAGAGTGAGAATATAGCAGATTTAGAGGGAGGGAGGCTTGAGTTACTTGGGATGGATCGCCGTCTCGAGGTTATCGATGAGATACATAGGGGCTTACCAGATCTCATAGAGGACTTCATGGATTACACTGTCACTGGCAACATACCAGTGATCGTGAGGGAGAGATACCTAGTCGATTTGCTCAGAGATGCCGTTAAGATAATTTCCTCATCTAGGAGGCTGTTCTATCCCGGCTTGATAGGTCCCTTCTGCATGGAGACTATATACAATCCCTCCAGGGGCTTCATAGTATTCGAGGTATCCGCTAGGATAGTAGCTGGGACGAACCTCTACACAGATGGCTCACCTTACTCTTACTACTATTACGATGAGCCTATGTCTATGGGTAGGAGGATAGCTAGAGAGATAAAGAAAGCCGTGAAACTCGGTCTTCTCGATAAATTAATTTACTAA
- a CDS encoding ECF transporter S component, translated as MSQEGPVEFKRPDVLTAVTYMAVSSAVTGIGFLLTAPIPLIPGAIHWRVLAFLPCVFGILYGPVTGFVAGALGNTLWAIVGGYFNPATPIFDLIGVGLTGLIPGYFCKPNDSLSKRGLLKIALVSLISGMIMVPIVAIGFDLVGAAPFLPAVIFLILSDIPPILIGTPIVVGAITPPLLRRGLIKWRL; from the coding sequence ATGAGTCAGGAGGGCCCCGTCGAGTTCAAGAGACCCGATGTCCTCACAGCTGTAACGTATATGGCCGTTTCATCAGCTGTCACGGGCATAGGATTCCTACTAACGGCGCCTATACCCCTCATCCCCGGTGCCATACACTGGCGTGTCCTAGCATTCTTACCATGCGTCTTCGGTATACTCTACGGACCCGTCACGGGATTCGTAGCTGGAGCCCTGGGTAACACGCTCTGGGCTATAGTAGGTGGGTACTTCAACCCTGCAACGCCTATCTTCGACTTGATAGGAGTAGGTCTGACTGGATTGATTCCAGGGTACTTCTGCAAGCCGAATGACTCTCTATCTAAGAGAGGATTGCTGAAGATAGCTTTAGTCAGCTTGATCTCAGGTATGATAATGGTACCTATAGTCGCTATAGGGTTCGATCTCGTGGGCGCAGCCCCGTTCTTACCGGCTGTGATATTCCTGATATTGAGCGATATACCTCCGATACTCATAGGGACGCCCATAGTAGTGGGCGCTATAACGCCGCCTCTCCTCAGGAGGGGGCTGATCAAGTGGAGACTTTGA
- a CDS encoding ATP-binding cassette domain-containing protein: protein METLRALEVVDLSCRYRNSSWILKDISFYVRAGESLAIVGPSGSGKTTLAHCISGIIPNRIPAEFRGSIRVDGEDLSSSPIRERISSVGVVLQDYELQIFGLTVEEDLEISLREGGDIEWILEFFGLEKYRDYYTHELSGGLKHRLVVASMMLSDPKYIVMDDPLANLDWNGRRIIAKTVDLLKREGKGVVLLTRKLRGLEDVIDRVIYLGQSNRNPLRGLRIPRMCNGNYEGPVIEFNRVYFKYNKERDYVLKDITLSVRKGEIFAIMGPNGSGKTTLMKHINGLLKPSRGSVIVKGIDTRSVSPASMSKFVGMVFQNPERYFVSETVWDEAAFGARNLGLGEERVEEALRMMGLLDRKEDSPSSLSMGEKIRLYAASVLAMDPEIIVFDEPTTGQDEETLEQMREVIGRLSDSGKTIVIVTHDSDFAVSVADRLAILKDGTIYAEGDPLKLLRDDRLVEEAGIEPLSMRGEVNAS from the coding sequence GTGGAGACTTTGAGGGCATTGGAAGTCGTGGATTTGAGTTGCAGATATCGAAATTCCAGTTGGATACTCAAAGATATATCTTTTTATGTCAGAGCAGGCGAGTCATTAGCTATCGTAGGTCCCTCGGGTTCGGGTAAGACGACTCTAGCTCACTGCATCTCCGGGATAATCCCGAATAGGATACCCGCTGAGTTCAGGGGGAGCATAAGAGTCGATGGGGAGGACTTGTCGAGCAGCCCTATAAGGGAGAGGATAAGTTCCGTCGGCGTAGTCCTCCAAGATTACGAGTTACAGATATTCGGCTTGACAGTGGAGGAGGACCTCGAGATAAGCCTCAGGGAGGGAGGGGATATCGAGTGGATATTGGAGTTCTTCGGGCTCGAGAAGTATAGGGATTACTATACTCACGAGCTCTCAGGGGGGTTGAAGCACAGGCTAGTCGTAGCATCCATGATGCTATCCGACCCGAAGTACATCGTAATGGACGATCCCTTAGCGAACCTCGATTGGAATGGTAGGAGGATAATAGCTAAGACAGTAGATCTATTGAAGAGAGAGGGGAAAGGGGTCGTCTTGCTCACTAGGAAGCTGAGGGGGCTGGAGGACGTGATAGATAGAGTGATCTACCTGGGGCAGAGTAATAGGAACCCGCTGAGGGGATTGAGGATCCCGAGGATGTGCAACGGTAATTACGAGGGGCCTGTGATTGAGTTCAATAGAGTTTACTTCAAGTACAATAAGGAGAGGGATTACGTATTGAAGGATATAACGCTGAGCGTGAGGAAGGGCGAGATATTCGCGATAATGGGGCCTAACGGCTCCGGTAAGACGACTTTAATGAAGCATATAAACGGTCTCCTCAAACCCTCTAGGGGCTCCGTGATAGTTAAGGGCATAGATACACGGAGCGTCAGCCCGGCATCTATGTCTAAGTTCGTTGGTATGGTCTTCCAGAACCCGGAGAGGTATTTCGTCTCTGAGACAGTATGGGATGAAGCCGCTTTCGGCGCTAGGAATCTCGGGTTGGGCGAGGAGAGAGTCGAGGAAGCCCTGCGTATGATGGGCCTATTAGATAGGAAGGAAGATAGCCCCAGTTCCTTGAGCATGGGGGAGAAGATCAGGCTCTATGCCGCTTCAGTGCTAGCGATGGATCCTGAGATAATAGTCTTCGACGAGCCCACTACGGGCCAGGATGAGGAGACATTGGAGCAGATGAGGGAAGTGATAGGGAGACTCTCAGATTCCGGTAAGACTATCGTGATAGTGACTCACGATTCCGATTTCGCTGTATCGGTAGCTGATAGATTGGCTATACTGAAGGACGGCACTATATACGCGGAAGGGGATCCTTTGAAGCTCTTGAGAGATGATAGATTGGTTGAAGAAGCGGGAATAGAGCCTCTATCGATGAGAGGTGAGGTGAATGCATCTTAA
- a CDS encoding energy-coupling factor transporter transmembrane protein EcfT, with product MHLKIGLDPRAKLFLFVVWFSSVFFCKSVYSLMLILASSTLILSLISSPASVLSRLRNFVPIVLLAFPLWTFLNKWSLFHASKGFDLSLGLFMTIRLLSIVIISIAFLISVRPTEIVRALNSLRVPPVVTAVLALALRTLYIIAEDYRSIKEAHASRGLELDRGSLIRRIRSHTPLLLPLMIRSIDSAEKMVLALELRPTLLTSRRSSPLRARDLLISLGCLSLIALLLYCDRILVSSV from the coding sequence ATGCATCTTAAGATAGGGTTGGATCCCAGAGCTAAGCTCTTCTTATTCGTAGTATGGTTCTCCTCAGTCTTCTTTTGCAAGAGCGTTTACTCCCTAATGTTGATACTCGCCTCATCTACGCTAATACTATCTCTCATAAGCTCCCCCGCATCCGTTCTCTCTAGATTGAGGAACTTCGTACCTATCGTACTCTTGGCGTTCCCCCTCTGGACCTTCCTAAACAAGTGGTCCTTATTCCATGCATCGAAGGGGTTCGACTTATCTCTAGGCCTATTCATGACGATCAGGTTGCTCTCGATCGTGATAATATCGATAGCTTTCTTGATATCCGTCAGGCCCACCGAGATAGTTAGAGCTCTGAACTCATTGAGAGTGCCGCCGGTAGTCACTGCAGTTCTAGCTCTAGCTCTCAGGACTCTATACATAATAGCTGAAGATTACAGATCTATCAAGGAGGCTCACGCTTCTAGAGGCCTCGAACTCGATAGGGGCTCCTTGATCAGGAGGATCAGATCGCACACCCCCCTACTCCTCCCACTGATGATCAGGAGTATAGATAGCGCGGAGAAGATGGTATTGGCCCTAGAGCTCAGGCCCACTCTATTGACTAGTAGGAGGTCCAGTCCCCTGAGGGCTAGAGATTTGCTTATCTCACTCGGATGCCTCTCTCTAATAGCTCTCCTACTCTATTGCGATAGGATCTTGGTGAGTTCAGTATGA
- a CDS encoding phosphoribosyltransferase has translation MSKRVSEYRGQKSYTIDIGGVVRELPLVKVSEDLWIASNADIILGDIEFIQAAAELMLDKVRRYDPEILVTPEAKAIAFAYELAKKLGHKRLVIARKSLKAYMTDYLIEECSSITTKAEQVLILVKEDVDRIRGKRVCLIDDVVSTGGTITALERLVERAGGIVVCRAAIWIEGPWYEGDLIYLDELPVFMRV, from the coding sequence ATGAGTAAGAGGGTCTCAGAGTACAGAGGGCAGAAGAGCTATACTATCGATATAGGTGGAGTAGTCAGAGAGCTCCCATTGGTGAAAGTCTCGGAGGATCTGTGGATAGCTTCTAATGCAGATATCATCCTCGGGGATATAGAGTTCATACAAGCTGCAGCGGAGTTGATGCTCGATAAAGTCAGGAGGTACGATCCCGAGATATTAGTCACGCCTGAAGCTAAGGCGATAGCGTTCGCTTATGAACTAGCTAAGAAGCTCGGGCATAAGAGGCTAGTGATAGCTAGAAAATCTTTGAAAGCATATATGACTGATTACCTCATTGAGGAGTGCTCCTCTATCACTACGAAAGCTGAGCAAGTCCTGATATTAGTTAAGGAAGATGTAGATAGGATTAGGGGAAAGAGAGTATGCTTAATAGATGACGTAGTCTCGACCGGAGGGACTATCACTGCCCTGGAGAGATTGGTCGAGAGAGCCGGGGGGATCGTTGTCTGCAGGGCTGCGATATGGATAGAGGGCCCTTGGTACGAGGGCGATCTCATATACCTAGATGAGCTCCCTGTTTTCATGAGAGTCTGA
- a CDS encoding helix-turn-helix domain-containing protein yields the protein MKKFEELTYRLNSIEALRILKTRMSYKELSSMLNIPPTALSRYVNGHVIPGLEIARSIFNLLKKKYLVAEVRNRIIIDEFGVIDNSFIIYDPILLKYIVLSEYERVNSVKIDRVLTIETDGIPVAYQIASIFGKEVAVARKSKEIGVRKFIEIKQVFESGTYRYIYLHKDALRRGEYVLLADDIIRTGATIRALMNLCREARANVSGIFTVISIGKMSERLEEEFGVPVISFMELSA from the coding sequence ATGAAGAAATTCGAGGAGTTGACTTACAGACTCAATTCTATAGAAGCCCTGAGGATACTGAAGACGAGGATGTCTTATAAGGAGCTATCTTCAATGCTGAATATACCGCCGACAGCTCTGAGTAGGTACGTGAACGGGCACGTCATACCCGGCCTCGAGATAGCACGCTCTATATTCAATCTCCTCAAGAAAAAATACTTAGTAGCGGAAGTTAGAAATAGAATTATAATTGATGAATTCGGTGTAATAGATAACAGTTTTATAATATATGACCCGATTCTTCTAAAATATATAGTATTATCTGAGTATGAGAGGGTGAACTCGGTGAAGATAGACAGAGTGTTGACGATAGAGACCGATGGGATACCTGTAGCATATCAGATAGCCTCTATATTCGGTAAGGAAGTAGCAGTAGCTAGGAAATCGAAGGAGATAGGTGTGAGGAAGTTCATAGAGATAAAGCAAGTCTTCGAATCCGGGACTTACAGGTACATCTACTTGCACAAGGATGCCCTGAGGAGAGGGGAGTACGTGCTCCTAGCCGATGATATAATCAGGACGGGAGCTACGATAAGGGCGTTGATGAATCTCTGCAGAGAGGCCAGAGCTAACGTCTCAGGTATATTCACTGTGATATCCATCGGGAAGATGAGCGAGAGACTCGAGGAGGAATTCGGGGTGCCAGTGATATCTTTCATGGAGTTGAGTGCTTGA